One Gammaproteobacteria bacterium genomic window, GCTGCTGACTGGCGGTGACGCGGAAACCCTGCAACCGTGGCTGCACGAACGGTTTACACTTGCGCCGCATCTGGTTCTGGAGGGATTGATGGTGCTGGCAGAGCTGCGCACATGATGCGAACGCTGTTTCTGGTATTGGTGCTGGCGAATGTCGTGGCGTTCATCTGGTTCGGATGGCTGAGACCGTCGCCGTCGTCGCCGTCGTCCACCCCGCTGCCCCGGGTCCAACCGCTCAAGCTCATCGCCGAACTCAGCCCCGCCCAACGGGCTGCGCTCGCGAAGTCACTCGTGCCTGCGCCCGCTCCCGCCAGTCCAGCCGCTGCCGATGTCAGCGCGCAGAGTTGCATGAGTTACGGGCCGTTTCCGAGCGCGGCGGCGGCCGAGGCGGGCAGCACGCGCTTGCGCGCCGGCGGTGCGAACGTTGCGCAGCGACTGGTTCCCGGGAAAGTGCGTCAGGGATACTGGGTGTACTTGCC contains:
- a CDS encoding SPOR domain-containing protein, whose product is MMRTLFLVLVLANVVAFIWFGWLRPSPSSPSSTPLPRVQPLKLIAELSPAQRAALAKSLVPAPAPASPAAADVSAQSCMSYGPFPSAAAAEAGSTRLRAGGANVAQRLVPGKVRQGYWVYLPPFGSRREAEAAAKLLQQRGVKDLYVVTDEANRNAISLGVYSDRYGALAHQKQIRALGYRALVTERFRDAPRYWLDARGAAQQLPVAKVFADLEEGDASIGREECGAGNRS